Proteins encoded within one genomic window of Ranitomeya variabilis isolate aRanVar5 chromosome 4, aRanVar5.hap1, whole genome shotgun sequence:
- the LOC143767050 gene encoding uncharacterized protein LOC143767050, whose translation TPSSLQSKDLPSDSGKRVRSSDSSQTIKKNKCHKRGVKNLSDLKTKKQFLHSKSFSSKTPIVVYLKNHTKEQSFSCTESGKYFDYDSDVLKPDRNHPGEKTYLCSECGKYSVNKSKLIRHQRTHTGEKPFSCSECGKCFAEKSNLFAHQRTHTGEKPYSCSECGKCFAEKSNLFAHRRTHTGEKPFSCSKCEKCFTQKSNLVRHRRSHAGEKPYSCSECGKCFIQKSFLVTHQRTHTVEKPFSCSQCGKCFNQKSNLVRHQRSHTGEKPYSC comes from the coding sequence acaccaTCATCCCTTCAAAGTAAAGATCTTCCATCTGATTCTGGTAAACGGGTCCGAtcttctgattcatcacagactaTTAAGAAAAATAAATGTCACAAAAGGGGCGTTAAAAATCTAAGTGATCTTAAAACAAAGAAGcaatttttacattcaaaaagctTTTCATCTAAAACACCTATTGTTGTATATCTAAAAAATCACACAAAAGAGCAAAGCTTTTCTTGTACAGAGTCTGGTAAATATTTTGACTATGACTCCGATGTTCTGAAACCTGATAGAAATCACCCAGGCGAAAAGAcgtatttatgttcagaatgtgggaaatatagtGTAAATAAATCAAagcttattagacatcagagaactcacacaggcgaaaaaccattttcatgttcagaatgtggaaaatgttttgcagaGAAATCAAATCTTtttgcacatcagagaactcacacgggggagaagccatattcctgttcagaatgtggaaaatgttttgcagaGAAATCAAATCTTTTTGCACatcggagaactcacacaggggagaaaccattttcatgttcgaaatgtgaaaaatgttttactCAGAAATCAAATCTGGTAAGGCATCGGAGGAGCCacgcaggggagaagccatattcctgttcagaatgtgggaaatgttttattcagaAATCCTTTTTAGttacacatcaaagaactcacacggtggagaaacctttttcatgttcacaatgtgggaaatgttttaatcagaaatctaaTCTGGTAAGACATCAGAGgagccacacaggggagaagccatattcatgttaa